The Bacteroidota bacterium genomic interval CCGCGGTGTAGTTGAGGTGGTGCGGGCCCGCCCAGATGTAGATGAACACCAGGCTCCAGAAGTGAACGATGGAGAGCCGGTAGGAGAACACGGGCCGCTCGGCCGCCTTCGGGAGGAAGTAGTACATCAGCCCGAGGAACGGCGTCGTGAGGAAGAAGGCGACGGCGTTGTGGCCGTACCACCACTGCACGAGCGCGTCCTGGACGCCCTTGTAGATCGGGTAGCTCTTGAGCATGCTCGCTGGGAGCGCCAGCGAGTTGCCGATGTGCAGCACCGCGACCGTCACGATGGTGGCGATGTAGAACCACAGCGCGACGTACATGTGCTTCTCGCGGCGCCGAATTAGCGTCCCGAAGAAGTTGACCGCGAAGACGACCCAGACGAGCGTGATCGCGAGGTCAATCGGCCACTCCAGTTCGGCGTACTCCTTCGACGTCGTGATGCCGAGCGGCAGCGTGATCGCCGCCGCGACGATGATGCCCTGCCATCCCCAGAAGTGGACCTTCGAGAGCATATCGGAGAACATCCGCGCCTTGCAGAGCCGCTGCGTGGAGTAGTAGATCGCGGCAAAGATGCCGTTGCCCGCGAAGGCGAAGATGACCGCGTTGGTGTGCAGCGGGCGCAGGCGGCCGAAGCTGAGGTACTCGCCGAGGTTGGCCTGTGGGAACGGAAGCTGCGCGGCGAGCAACGCGCCCACGAGCATGCCGACGAAGCCCCACACGATGGTGGCGATCACGAAGAGCCGCACGATGGCGTCGTCGTAGCTGAACACGTCGAAGCGCGAGCGGCCTTCAGTGCTGTGCAGGGCGCCTGGCTGCTGAGCGGTAAGGGTGGCGGACATAAGCCGACGAGGGGGTAGGGTGGATCTCAACCGCGTGGTCCGAATCGACGCGGAGCCACACAACGCCCCCAATCAACCGCGCCACGCGGGTGCGCTCTGAAAGGCCCCGCACGGCACCCTCGTGAGGCCCACCCGTCGCAACGAGTGGGGGAATCCCCCACGTGCTCACACCTAGCCGTCGCGGCGCGTTTTCCGCCGAGCCACAGACGACCCTGTCCAGCGCCGCTCCCACGCGCTTACCGCGAAGACACGGCAAACGCACAGCCATGGCGATGCCGGGCACGTAGCTTGCTCGCCGCTCCACTTCCCAGCATACAGGTACCGCCCAGCCTACCTCCTACCTTCATGGCCTCCTCGTCTACGCTCACTGAGACGCGCACCGAGACCTCGCCCCACACAGCTTCGCAGCCGGAGCCCCCTCGGTCGCCGCTGTGGCACCACGTGCTCCAGGGCTTGCTGATGGGGGGCGCCGACATCATTCCCGGCGTCAGCGGCGGCACGATGGCGCTCATCGTTGGCATCTATGAGCGGCTCATCCGCGCCATCAGCGACGGCGTCTCGATGCTGCTGCTCGGCCTGCGCGGCCGCGTCGGCGAGGCGATGCAGGCGTTCCGGACGCTCGACTGGCGGCTACTTCTCCCACTCGCGCTCGGCATCGGCACGGCCATCGCGCTCGGCTCGCTCTTCATCCCGGAGTTGCTGCAGACGTATCCGGTGCAATGCCGGGCGCTCTTCTTCGGGCTCGTCGCCGGATCCTTGGCAATTCCGTGGCGGGAGCGGCGCACCTCGCGCTCGTGGCACTACGCGGCGGCGGCAGCGGCGGCCGTGCTCGCGTTCGTGCTCGTGGGCCTGCCACGCGGGGCCGAAGCGGCAGACCCATCGCTCGTGCGAGTCGCGCTCACGGCGGCGATCGCCATCAACGCGATGATTTTGCCCGGCGTGAGCGGCGCGTTCCTACTGGAGGTCTTTGGGCTCTACACCCCCACGCTGGAGGCCCTCCGGAGCCTTGACCTCGTGTATATCGCCGTGTTT includes:
- the ccoN gene encoding cytochrome-c oxidase, cbb3-type subunit I, with product MSATLTAQQPGALHSTEGRSRFDVFSYDDAIVRLFVIATIVWGFVGMLVGALLAAQLPFPQANLGEYLSFGRLRPLHTNAVIFAFAGNGIFAAIYYSTQRLCKARMFSDMLSKVHFWGWQGIIVAAAITLPLGITTSKEYAELEWPIDLAITLVWVVFAVNFFGTLIRRREKHMYVALWFYIATIVTVAVLHIGNSLALPASMLKSYPIYKGVQDALVQWWYGHNAVAFFLTTPFLGLMYYFLPKAAERPVFSYRLSIVHFWSLVFIYIWAGPHHLNYTAVPEWAATLGMVFSIMLWMPSWGGMINGLFTLRGAWHKLRDSVVLKMFVVGITFYGMATFEGPMLSVKSVNALSHYTDWNIAHVHSGALGWNGFMTFGMIYWLLPRLWRTKLWSKALATAHFWIGTIGILMYVLAMYVSGITQGLMWRAFDDAGRLMYPDFMETVIQVVPMYWVRLIGGSMYLLGVVFLMVNAYMTIRNAPKNLPDPAVAVPRISASTSEQGPAKQLTNA
- a CDS encoding DUF368 domain-containing protein; the protein is MASSSTLTETRTETSPHTASQPEPPRSPLWHHVLQGLLMGGADIIPGVSGGTMALIVGIYERLIRAISDGVSMLLLGLRGRVGEAMQAFRTLDWRLLLPLALGIGTAIALGSLFIPELLQTYPVQCRALFFGLVAGSLAIPWRERRTSRSWHYAAAAAAAVLAFVLVGLPRGAEAADPSLVRVALTAAIAINAMILPGVSGAFLLEVFGLYTPTLEALRSLDLVYIAVFALGAGLGLGAAAKALSWLLSHAHDLTMTLLVGLLAGSLRALWPWVPRIEHVGSDGVVEYVPDPSVLLPPGPEWAVALALGLAGFAFVTALSWMGARRGGA